A segment of the Marinitoga sp. 1197 genome:
TTAAATAAGTGGATTATCTATAATATATTCTTCAACTAATTCTTTATAATCATCTAACCAATATGCATTTGGATTTCTTTTGTAGATCATAAATTTACCTGCATTTTCAGGATTATGAGCTCTCTGATATCTAAAGATTATATGTTCTTTTGTTAATCCAGCCACTTCAATTTTTCCTGTTTCATGAGACATAGCAAATCTTGCTCTTTTTGCAAGTCCTGAAACATTAGCAATTGCTTTTAAAAATATTTGATAGCCTTCTTCTATAGTTAAAGCAAAAGGTTTATTTCCTGCAACAGGTCTTCCCTGAAATACATAATATGGTGGGACACCTATAAATGATAATTTTTTAAACAATTCCATTAGAGTTTTCCAATCTGCATTTACACCTTTTATCATTGGTGTTTGATTGGCCAAAATAGCTCCAGCTTTGAGTAACATATTTACAGCTTTTATTGCAACATTTGTAATTTCATTAGGGTGATTGAATTGTGTCATTATATATATTTTCTTTTCATCGGTAGAATATTTTTTTATCATGTCAATTAATTTATTATCTTCAATTATTCTATATGGATTAAATGCTACCATTTTTGATCCTATTCTTATAATTTGAACGTGTTCAATTTCGCGTATTTGCTTTATGATATTTTCTAATTTTTCTGTAGATAATAATAACGGATCTCCTCCTGTTAATAATACATTTGTTATCTCTTTGTGTTGCTTTATATATTCGAGATCTTCACTTACATCTCTGACAACTTCTTCACCAACGTTTATAAATAACCTTTTTCTAAAACAAAATCTACAATATCCTCCACATACATCATTTACAAGCAACAAAGCTGTATCCTTGTATTTGTGTTGCAATCCTTTACTTATGGTATATGACTTTTCATTTGACGCATCTAACTTCCCCCATTCGTCTAACTCTCCAATTTGTGGGATTATGAGATTTCTAATTGGATCATTTGGATCATCCCAGTTTATAAGTCCTAAATAATAATCATTTGCTCTGAATTTATATTTTTTTGTAACTTTTTTTAGTTCTTCTTTTTCTGCTTTGGTTAATTGATTTACTTTATCAATATTTACAATATACTTCACACCCAATCTCAATACCCCCTTTTAAAGTATTATAATCAAAACATTATCATAACCGAAATATTAGCATTTGAAAAGAAAGAATAATTTAGAACATTTATATAAATTATACTAATTAAATTATAACATAATTGTATCAATATTCAAAAATAACCTGAGGTTTTCCTTTTTTAGGATGTTTTGTTATTATACAATCTATATTGAAAATCTCCTTCATTATTTTCTCAGTTATAACACTTTCTGGAGAACCAAAATATTTAATTTCCCCATCTTTAAAGATATATATTCTATCAGAATATAATGATGCTAGATTAACATCATGAAATATTGACAATATACTTTTTTCATATTTAATCGATTCGTTTTTCACCATTCGTATTAATTGTTGAGTATAACCTGGATCTATTTGAGATACAAATTCATCCAGTAATAATATATCAGTATTTTGAACCAACGCTCGTGTTAACATAACCCTTTGTTTTTCACCACCACTAAGATAATTATAAATTCTATCTTTAAATTTTAAAGTATTTGTTTTTATCATGACTTTTTCTACGATTTTTTCATCACTGCTTGAAAATAATGTTTCATAAGGAATTCTTCCCGATGAAATTATATTTTCTACTGTAAATTCAAATGATGTGAAAAATTCCTGTGGAACCACGGCTATCTTTTTATACAATTCTCTTTTAGTATAATCTTCTATTTTTTTTCCAGCTATTATAATTTTTCCTTTATTTTTCTTTTCTAATAATGTTAATAATTTTAATACAGTAGTTTTGCCTGAACCATTTGGTCCAATTATTGAAACGAATTCTCCTTTTTTTATATACATATGATCTATTTTTAACCTAAAATAATTATTATATGAAAACTCAAGATTTTCAATTTCTAATATTTTCATATTTTTTTTCCTCTTTTCATAATAATAATAAAAATAGGGGCTCCTACTATAGATGTCGTAACTCCTATGGGCAATTCTGTAGGTCTGAATAAATATCGTGAAAATAGGTCTGCAAACCCCAGGAATATTCCTCCATATATTAAAGCTCCTATTGTAGAGTAATGTATATTTGGACCTGTAATTTTTCTTACAAGATGTGGTATTATAAGACCTACAAATCCAATTATTCCAGCTTTTGATACAACTATAGATACTGCCAGAACATTAATACCAAGTACTATTAATTTTATTTTTTCAGGATTTATTCCGGAAAAAACTGAAATGTCATCTCCCATCGCTACAACTTCAATATGTTTTTTAAAAATAAAATTCACCAAAATTTGAAGTACAAGAAATATACTTAATATAATTAAATCTGACCAGACAATATTACCTGTACTACCCATTAACCAAAAATTGACATGTAATAAATTTTGCCAGAATAAAACAGTAAACAGAGTAGAAAGAGAATTAAACACAAATCCAACGATAACTCCACTTAATATTAAAGATATAACAGGAAATTTTTTACCTTCTCTTGCTAATGAAAAAGTTATTATTGTTGCAGTTAATGCAGAAATAAATGAAAAAAATTCTATCCCAAAAGGCAAATCAATCCCATATACACTTTTAAGTGCAGTGTATATAATAGCGCCAAAACTTGCTCCAGAGGATATACCAATAATAAAAGGATCTGCAAGAGGATTTTTTATTATCATTTGAAAATCATTTCCCGCAATTGCTAAGATTGCACCAATAATAATCGTTCCCAATATTCTTGGTAATCTTAAATTGAAAATTATTTTATTATACAAAGAATTTGAAGATGCATTAAAAAAGGATAAAACAACATCTTTAAATGAAATCTTAACTGTTCCTAATGATGTAAATAATACTATAGAAAATAGTATAAAAATTAGCCCAAATATCAGGGAAAAAAACGGGGAAACTTTCCCCGTTTTTAATATTTTCATCTGTTTTCACTGAAGAGTTTGTTGAGCTCTCCTAACAAATCTATTAATCCAGTATTTGGCAAAGAAGCTTTATTTCCGTCTATTATAAATACCTTAGAATTTTTCACGGCATTAACATCTTTAAATTGTTCTGCATTCATTATTAGATTATAAGCGCCTTTATCCCCAGGATAATAAGAAGGAACCAAAATTATATCCGGATTTTCCTTTACTACAAATTCAGGCCCTATTGCAAACCAACCATTGTTTCCTGTATATGGAGCAGTTACATTTATTCCACCAGCATATGTAATTAATTCATTTAAATACGAACCGGTACCACATGTCCACATTTGTGATACACTACCGTATGCGGATAAATATATTACCTTTGGCTTATTTTTCCACGAAAATGAATTTTTTGCAATGTTTAACATTCTAACTCTTAACTTTCGCGAATAGTCCTGAGCAGTTTTGCCTTTTCCAAGTATTGCACCTACAAGGGATAAATCTCTAAACATTTCATTTAATGTGGTGGGATTTATTACAAAAGATTTAATTCCAAATTTTTCTAATTTTGATACTTCGCCTTCCTGAAAACCACCGGTTAATAATACAACATCTGGATTTAGAGAAATTATTTTTTCAACATTTAAAGGAAACATATTACCTATTTTTTCTACATCTGTTATATAAGAATCAAAATCTGTAACACCTACAACTTTATCTTTTGCACCTAATTTGATTATAAAATCAGAAATAGCAGGAGCTGCAACAATAATTCTTTCAACTTCTTTATCAAATTTCACTACTCTTCCTAAATCATCCACAAGAGTTACTGGTTGAAAAGCAAATATAAACGATGTTAAAAACGCCAATATTAAAACAACTGCTAAACTTTTTTTCATACATATCCCTCCTATAAAAAATCTATTTTCCATCTTCTTTTCGCGAGAAGATGGAACAAATCCCTTTAAAATAGGTCTCCCGGCTTGTGGTTCTCTCTACTCTCAGCGCCTTCCCAGAGAAATGTTTCCAGTGGCATAAGTGCTGATTTCGTCCCCACTCACGGTGGCGCGCCCGCAACGGATTTTCACCGTTTTCCCTTACATTTTAAAGGAATTTTATTTAATTGTCAGTGATATTATAACATGAAAAATAAGCAATGTAAATATTAAAATATTCTTTTTCTAAAACATAAAAAATCCCCGGGAAATCCCGGGGATTTGAATAAATTTTTAATTTGTTACAAGATTACCAAAATTAATCCAATTATAATCCGCAATTTTTGTAAAATCATAACTGCTATCACTA
Coding sequences within it:
- a CDS encoding KamA family radical SAM protein, whose protein sequence is MGVKYIVNIDKVNQLTKAEKEELKKVTKKYKFRANDYYLGLINWDDPNDPIRNLIIPQIGELDEWGKLDASNEKSYTISKGLQHKYKDTALLLVNDVCGGYCRFCFRKRLFINVGEEVVRDVSEDLEYIKQHKEITNVLLTGGDPLLLSTEKLENIIKQIREIEHVQIIRIGSKMVAFNPYRIIEDNKLIDMIKKYSTDEKKIYIMTQFNHPNEITNVAIKAVNMLLKAGAILANQTPMIKGVNADWKTLMELFKKLSFIGVPPYYVFQGRPVAGNKPFALTIEEGYQIFLKAIANVSGLAKRARFAMSHETGKIEVAGLTKEHIIFRYQRAHNPENAGKFMIYKRNPNAYWLDDYKELVEEYIIDNPLI
- a CDS encoding FecCD family ABC transporter permease encodes the protein MKILKTGKVSPFFSLIFGLIFILFSIVLFTSLGTVKISFKDVVLSFFNASSNSLYNKIIFNLRLPRILGTIIIGAILAIAGNDFQMIIKNPLADPFIIGISSGASFGAIIYTALKSVYGIDLPFGIEFFSFISALTATIITFSLAREGKKFPVISLILSGVIVGFVFNSLSTLFTVLFWQNLLHVNFWLMGSTGNIVWSDLIILSIFLVLQILVNFIFKKHIEVVAMGDDISVFSGINPEKIKLIVLGINVLAVSIVVSKAGIIGFVGLIIPHLVRKITGPNIHYSTIGALIYGGIFLGFADLFSRYLFRPTELPIGVTTSIVGAPIFIIIMKRGKKI
- a CDS encoding ABC transporter ATP-binding protein; translation: MKILEIENLEFSYNNYFRLKIDHMYIKKGEFVSIIGPNGSGKTTVLKLLTLLEKKNKGKIIIAGKKIEDYTKRELYKKIAVVPQEFFTSFEFTVENIISSGRIPYETLFSSSDEKIVEKVMIKTNTLKFKDRIYNYLSGGEKQRVMLTRALVQNTDILLLDEFVSQIDPGYTQQLIRMVKNESIKYEKSILSIFHDVNLASLYSDRIYIFKDGEIKYFGSPESVITEKIMKEIFNIDCIITKHPKKGKPQVIFEY
- a CDS encoding ABC transporter substrate-binding protein; protein product: MKKSLAVVLILAFLTSFIFAFQPVTLVDDLGRVVKFDKEVERIIVAAPAISDFIIKLGAKDKVVGVTDFDSYITDVEKIGNMFPLNVEKIISLNPDVVLLTGGFQEGEVSKLEKFGIKSFVINPTTLNEMFRDLSLVGAILGKGKTAQDYSRKLRVRMLNIAKNSFSWKNKPKVIYLSAYGSVSQMWTCGTGSYLNELITYAGGINVTAPYTGNNGWFAIGPEFVVKENPDIILVPSYYPGDKGAYNLIMNAEQFKDVNAVKNSKVFIIDGNKASLPNTGLIDLLGELNKLFSENR